The genomic stretch CTCGTCGACGTCGTTAATGACTATCGAGGCTCCTTGGCGCGCGAGTTCCTGGGCGTAGCTCAGGCCGAGTCCGCGGCCACTGCCGGTAACAATTGCAACTTTTCCAGCCAGCGACATGTCTGCTCCTTCGAGGATAGTTATTGCTCCCGCAGACCTACTCGTGGGAACCTTGTTATATACATAACAACTTAAACTCTTGAAAAAGTCAACGATTAAGTTTCTTATCAATCTCGAGGAGCAACACCATGGCGATCAAGCCGGGTACCAGCGTGAACACCACCGACCGCTTCCTAGCCAGCGAACTGGCAGGGGACATCGAGTTCCTCACGGCACGCACCCGCTCACTGGGATCATCGCGCGCCAACAAGCTCCTGGAGCCGCTCGGGCTCAAGGTCCGCTCGTACTCCGTACTGTCCCTAGCCTGCAGCAATCTGGCGCCGACCCAGCGGGAACTAGCCGAGTTCCTTTCCCTTGACCCAAGTCAGATCGTGCCACTGATTGACCTGCTGGAAGACCGCGGCCTGGTGGAGCGGACGGCTGACCCTCAGGATCGCCGGTCCAAGGTCATCACCGGAACCTCCCTGGGGGTGCAGCTCTATGAGAAGGCCCGTCAAGCCACCGCCGAGGGCGAAGCTCTGGCCATGGCGCGACTCAGCACGTCCGAGCAGGAGACCTTGCGCGACCTCCTCTCGCGCATGGCTTTCCAAGAGTAGAAGGGGCGTGGCGACCGCGTGCCAACAAGGGCAGATCACCGACCCCGCCCGGCCGCGTCTTGTGGCACTTCTTTCGATAATGCAGGTCGTCGCAGCCCTGCCGTCACCCTGGTGCCCAAACCTCAAGTTCAACCAGAGAAGCGTAAAATTATCTAATTTGCGACTCATACACACCTAAAGATCCGAATATGAGGCAGGATGTGGTTAT from Paeniglutamicibacter sp. Y32M11 encodes the following:
- a CDS encoding MarR family winged helix-turn-helix transcriptional regulator: MAIKPGTSVNTTDRFLASELAGDIEFLTARTRSLGSSRANKLLEPLGLKVRSYSVLSLACSNLAPTQRELAEFLSLDPSQIVPLIDLLEDRGLVERTADPQDRRSKVITGTSLGVQLYEKARQATAEGEALAMARLSTSEQETLRDLLSRMAFQE